One Tolypothrix bouteillei VB521301 DNA window includes the following coding sequences:
- a CDS encoding HEAT repeat domain-containing protein yields the protein MKLIKRTTLQYQEGTSDKVYEVDLCQINEGRYVVNFRYGRRGTNLKEGTKTTQPVSIAEAEKAFNKLVEEKTKKGYRDISIPVTSTTPQIQPVHTAPPTSEDPRTQAILNRLANNQPSKWKLERAIWRAGELRIREATPLLLQLIGTGAPLRDYCIAWALGWCGDGEAIPALMHLYQNPSTPEFIKRIAFEAIAKLSTPQAKAAWQMELIEFLPVELRVLARNGAAEEFKTALNHYLNHHDYRRYEVLDKIYQIDNQYVRPALLDIISHAPLKPNYFQRLRHIFKVAEYRHDAEVFGILAYRFDCVRANFSSQKDSVRLPDKTHLRKRFYGNYNSVTRRFEVIKNEIEEELKNPQSRIAYSSNTRQYLCRRVWRTLKKLGEESDAEYIRMAVSILLQYSDVECVRETIFSWRSNWFKYAEYLTFNHILYENSSRYRLIPNSRTWTWRYQKGDYNDDAEPTTRDEAFPELWEQNPQALLQLLLESQCLPVHHFATKSLRHCYHFCLSIEVDTLIKLIQKPYVVTVQLGFELAFLNYNSKQPNKELVIAVANCLLPSARTQAYRWVEENREYFLEDSNFIAALIASKQTETRLFARRLLGYSILNDNRTRVLIGCIIAELLALTPDKGGELAKEIGETLLLSFTPQLRTLGLGVVNDLLAHPLVEIQEIGVRILLNHETRAENLPPQIIESLLASPHESLRVLGIRLFGQLPDEKLMGEESVLIVAIAVNPVEEIRNAIKPIIRRLGTSSPNFAVQLASDFIEILLTPEQHEGVHNFLARLLREDLSGWMTSVRKDTALQLLRAQSSATQELGGLVLEANSQSWISEITTSEIVKLANHEIVSVRKAAQQMFSQILERVRSHSEEMLAAVRMLEAKWEDSREFAFKIFTTQFGAREFTPQVLVSICDSVREEARRLGRDLLTRNFQISDSEEYLLKFSEHPSGDMQMFVTNYLEEYAGNQPKHLRELTSYFITVLSTVNRGRVAKQRIFHFLESEAQKNEETARIVAEIMTRHSATMAIGDKAKSIQILLKIHKKYPHLSVPIQIKDVSEIRL from the coding sequence ATGAAACTCATAAAACGTACAACCCTTCAGTATCAAGAAGGGACATCAGATAAAGTTTACGAAGTGGATTTGTGCCAAATCAATGAGGGGCGTTATGTCGTCAATTTTCGCTACGGGCGGCGCGGTACAAATCTTAAAGAAGGTACGAAAACGACTCAGCCTGTATCCATAGCAGAAGCAGAAAAAGCATTTAATAAACTCGTTGAAGAAAAAACAAAGAAAGGATACCGCGATATTTCTATCCCAGTAACGAGCACCACTCCCCAGATTCAACCAGTACATACAGCACCACCTACCAGCGAAGATCCGCGCACGCAGGCAATTCTTAACCGTCTTGCAAACAATCAGCCCAGTAAGTGGAAGCTAGAGAGGGCGATTTGGCGTGCTGGAGAACTGAGAATTCGTGAAGCCACCCCTTTACTACTCCAGCTGATTGGCACTGGCGCACCTCTGAGAGATTATTGTATTGCTTGGGCATTAGGTTGGTGCGGCGATGGAGAAGCGATTCCCGCACTCATGCATTTATATCAAAATCCTTCAACTCCTGAATTTATCAAACGTATTGCGTTTGAAGCGATCGCGAAACTCTCAACTCCACAAGCAAAAGCAGCTTGGCAAATGGAATTAATTGAGTTTTTGCCAGTAGAACTGCGTGTATTGGCGAGAAATGGTGCGGCTGAAGAATTTAAAACAGCTTTAAATCACTATTTAAATCATCACGACTACAGGCGTTATGAAGTTCTCGATAAAATTTATCAAATTGATAACCAATACGTTCGCCCAGCACTGCTCGATATTATCTCTCATGCACCTTTAAAACCAAATTACTTCCAAAGATTGCGCCACATTTTTAAAGTAGCTGAATACCGCCATGATGCGGAAGTATTTGGTATCCTTGCCTATCGTTTTGACTGTGTGAGAGCAAACTTTTCTAGCCAAAAAGACTCTGTAAGGTTGCCAGACAAAACCCATCTTAGAAAAAGATTTTATGGCAATTATAACAGCGTTACGAGACGCTTTGAAGTTATAAAAAATGAAATAGAAGAAGAACTCAAAAATCCTCAATCAAGAATTGCTTACAGCAGCAACACTCGCCAATATCTATGTCGCCGCGTGTGGCGCACTCTCAAAAAACTAGGAGAAGAGAGCGATGCTGAATACATCAGAATGGCTGTTAGCATTCTTCTTCAGTATTCCGATGTTGAATGTGTTAGGGAGACAATCTTTTCTTGGAGAAGTAACTGGTTTAAATATGCTGAGTATTTAACCTTCAATCATATCCTCTATGAAAACAGTTCCCGCTATCGGTTAATTCCGAATTCTAGAACTTGGACTTGGAGGTATCAGAAAGGAGATTATAACGATGATGCAGAACCAACAACGAGAGACGAGGCTTTTCCAGAACTTTGGGAACAAAACCCACAAGCATTGCTCCAGCTTCTACTAGAAAGTCAATGTCTTCCAGTACATCATTTTGCGACCAAATCTTTAAGGCATTGTTATCATTTTTGTCTATCTATTGAAGTAGATACTCTAATAAAACTGATTCAGAAACCTTACGTAGTCACAGTACAATTGGGTTTTGAATTGGCGTTTCTTAACTACAACTCCAAACAACCAAACAAAGAATTGGTAATTGCAGTAGCAAATTGCTTGTTACCAAGCGCTCGTACCCAAGCTTATCGTTGGGTTGAGGAAAACCGCGAATATTTTCTTGAAGACAGCAATTTTATAGCAGCGTTAATTGCTAGCAAACAAACAGAAACACGCCTCTTTGCTCGTAGACTTTTAGGTTATTCCATTCTTAATGACAATCGAACTAGAGTTTTGATTGGGTGTATTATTGCTGAGTTGTTAGCATTGACACCAGATAAGGGAGGCGAGTTAGCGAAAGAAATTGGCGAGACTCTTCTCTTGAGTTTTACACCACAATTACGAACTTTAGGTTTGGGTGTTGTTAATGATTTACTCGCTCATCCTTTGGTAGAAATTCAAGAAATAGGCGTTCGTATTTTACTGAATCATGAAACGAGGGCTGAAAATTTACCGCCGCAAATCATTGAATCACTCCTTGCTTCACCGCATGAATCATTAAGGGTTCTCGGTATCAGATTGTTTGGACAGCTACCAGATGAGAAACTTATGGGCGAGGAGAGTGTTTTGATAGTAGCGATCGCAGTGAATCCTGTAGAAGAGATTCGCAATGCAATCAAACCTATTATTCGCCGATTGGGAACATCTTCCCCCAATTTTGCCGTACAGCTAGCATCAGATTTTATCGAAATTTTGCTAACTCCGGAACAACATGAAGGCGTTCACAACTTCTTGGCGCGTCTTCTCCGGGAAGATTTATCAGGATGGATGACAAGCGTTCGTAAAGACACTGCTTTGCAGTTATTGAGAGCGCAATCTTCTGCTACACAGGAACTTGGTGGTTTGGTACTTGAAGCCAACAGCCAAAGTTGGATTTCAGAAATCACCACTAGCGAAATTGTCAAATTAGCCAACCACGAAATTGTATCGGTGCGGAAAGCAGCACAGCAAATGTTTTCACAAATCTTAGAGCGGGTGCGCTCCCATTCTGAAGAAATGTTAGCAGCTGTGAGGATGTTAGAGGCGAAGTGGGAAGATTCACGCGAATTTGCCTTCAAAATTTTTACAACACAATTTGGTGCTCGTGAATTCACCCCTCAAGTTTTAGTATCTATCTGCGATAGTGTGAGGGAAGAGGCGAGAAGACTGGGGCGCGATCTATTAACTCGCAACTTCCAAATATCTGACAGTGAAGAATATTTGTTGAAATTCAGCGAACATCCATCAGGCGATATGCAAATGTTTGTCACCAACTACTTAGAAGAGTATGCAGGAAATCAGCCCAAACACTTGCGCGAGTTGACGTCTTATTTTATCACGGTATTATCAACTGTCAATCGCGGAAGAGTAGCCAAGCAAAGAATTTTTCATTTTTTAGAATCAGAAGCACAAAAAAATGAAGAAACAGCAAGAATAGTTGCAGAAATTATGACACGTCACTCAGCTACCATGGCAATAGGAGACAAAGCAAAAAGCATACAAATCCTCCTAAAAATCCACAAAAAATATCCTCATTTGTCTGTCCCCATCCAGATCAAAGACGTATCAGAAATCAGGCTTTGA
- a CDS encoding SWIM zinc finger family protein produces MEFNYTYKGSTEVSGNGTSTQMSFSPDTKRPPTYFIGELRQNVAFREAISALHDVVVSDMRFKPKDKTAYKEWRAKQEEINWDLITARRQDVATQIKTLREELNELNRQSYERLRPYYKARGEFQRYVWENRLDFYFVFDPVITVHPDEVFFECFSVDESSYGRLGASYEVFKNISEFACGTTNVDYSAALYDEFQKVRSYKTTQLQVDPSGFEVQTTNEAAYKEVKIDLPDSWVRGFLQVSSAMSLPATRFDLHPMDIHNICFVLRRHKEKQGPRGMRYHLKPGEPVRVVFEPWEIEVVCPRSPYLGNEPQTIRVWGRRRLHILERLIPVAKKFTVHLLGTGMPSFYVADLGDMSFTLGLSGWTANDWSQSGNFDLMAPRADVDEWTQKIIFDGLRENWVETADRLAQRLNLSRTSVLGALSAYTQAGRVIYDLNKQVYRVRELSREPLPVERLRFANEREENATRFLSQRAVQVTSVNNSNDSLVLEGTVKDWEKTYSPSLTIDRDERIINAECTCKWHQQNKLYKGPCEHILALRMQYARQCQ; encoded by the coding sequence ATGGAATTTAACTACACCTATAAAGGCAGTACAGAAGTTTCAGGAAATGGGACAAGCACGCAAATGTCCTTTTCCCCAGACACCAAACGTCCACCAACATACTTTATCGGGGAATTGCGGCAAAACGTGGCATTTCGCGAAGCAATAAGTGCGTTACACGATGTCGTTGTTTCCGATATGCGGTTCAAACCTAAAGATAAAACAGCATACAAAGAATGGCGTGCCAAACAAGAAGAAATCAATTGGGACTTAATAACAGCAAGGCGGCAAGATGTCGCAACACAAATCAAAACATTGCGAGAGGAATTGAATGAGCTAAACAGGCAAAGCTACGAACGATTGCGACCTTATTATAAAGCTAGGGGAGAATTCCAGCGATATGTTTGGGAAAATCGGCTAGATTTTTATTTTGTTTTCGATCCAGTGATTACTGTTCATCCTGATGAAGTCTTTTTTGAATGCTTTAGTGTTGATGAATCTAGCTATGGGCGGCTGGGTGCAAGTTACGAGGTCTTTAAAAATATCAGTGAATTTGCTTGCGGTACAACAAATGTTGATTACTCAGCAGCACTATATGACGAGTTCCAAAAAGTCCGCAGTTATAAAACAACCCAGTTGCAAGTTGACCCTTCGGGTTTTGAAGTTCAAACAACCAATGAAGCAGCTTACAAAGAAGTCAAAATCGATCTACCAGATAGTTGGGTGAGAGGGTTTTTACAAGTGAGTTCGGCGATGTCTTTACCCGCAACACGCTTTGACTTACACCCAATGGACATCCACAATATTTGTTTTGTCTTGCGTCGCCATAAAGAGAAACAAGGACCGCGAGGAATGCGCTATCACCTAAAACCGGGGGAACCCGTGCGGGTTGTGTTTGAACCCTGGGAGATAGAAGTCGTTTGTCCGCGATCGCCCTACTTGGGAAACGAACCGCAAACCATTCGGGTTTGGGGACGCCGACGCCTTCACATCTTAGAACGCCTCATTCCCGTTGCCAAAAAGTTTACCGTTCATCTGTTAGGTACGGGTATGCCTTCATTCTACGTTGCTGACTTGGGAGATATGTCCTTTACCCTCGGTTTATCGGGATGGACGGCGAATGATTGGTCGCAATCTGGTAACTTTGATTTAATGGCACCCCGTGCTGATGTTGACGAATGGACGCAAAAAATTATATTTGACGGGCTGCGAGAAAATTGGGTAGAAACTGCAGATCGCCTTGCACAGCGCTTAAATTTAAGCCGTACTTCAGTTCTAGGAGCTTTAAGTGCTTATACGCAAGCCGGACGTGTTATTTACGATCTAAACAAACAAGTCTATCGGGTGCGGGAACTCAGCCGAGAACCTTTACCAGTAGAACGTTTGCGGTTTGCCAACGAACGGGAAGAAAATGCAACAAGGTTTTTGAGTCAAAGAGCAGTGCAAGTGACATCAGTAAATAACAGTAACGATAGCTTAGTATTAGAAGGCACTGTAAAAGATTGGGAAAAAACTTATAGTCCATCTTTGACGATCGATAGAGATGAGCGTATAATTAATGCAGAGTGTACCTGCAAATGGCATCAGCAAAACAAGCTGTACAAAGGTCCTTGCGAACACATTCTGGCATTGCGAATGCAATATGCTCGTCAGTGTCAGTAA
- a CDS encoding reverse transcriptase family protein: MTDQPRTRQELYERIRQIGREEFILEEMIRYGFWPAEGTIPQDPADEIRRVGEIRRELEELRQESSRLHNEKELRKEMLKQRLAESRRKRQETKERRERERQERAEAWKQKKQQEIVYLGEGVSAGLNETEGDSERLQSYGLPLCNTANEIATAMGINVGKLRFLAFDRKTSTVSHYIRFKMPKKTGGERLISAPLPSLKQAQHWILGNILQKLEVHEAAHGFRCDRSIVTNATPHVGADVIINFDLKDFFPSISYKRVKGLFRSFGYSEAAATIFSLLCTAAEVEELELDGKTYYVALEERHLPQGSPASPAITNLLCRRLDKRLTAIAQELGFSYTRYADDLTFSASGDSLRHICNLLKRTESAVIYEGFAINQEKTRILRKSSQQEVTGVVVNDKLNISKKTLKQFRATLYQIEKDGLEGKSWGNSSDVLAAVSGFANFVVMVNPEKGAEFQQQIQRIRKKYKQKK, encoded by the coding sequence ATGACTGACCAACCCCGTACCCGCCAAGAACTCTACGAACGTATCCGTCAAATAGGTAGAGAAGAATTTATCCTTGAAGAAATGATTCGTTACGGTTTCTGGCCCGCTGAAGGTACAATACCTCAAGACCCTGCGGATGAAATTCGCCGTGTTGGAGAAATACGGCGGGAACTGGAAGAACTCAGACAGGAAAGCAGCCGTCTCCACAACGAAAAGGAGCTGCGGAAAGAGATGCTCAAGCAGCGCTTAGCCGAGTCGCGGCGCAAGCGCCAGGAAACCAAGGAACGGCGGGAACGGGAAAGACAAGAACGTGCGGAAGCCTGGAAGCAAAAAAAACAGCAAGAGATTGTTTATCTTGGTGAGGGAGTCTCAGCTGGCTTAAATGAGACTGAAGGTGATAGCGAAAGGCTCCAAAGCTATGGCTTACCACTCTGCAACACAGCCAATGAAATTGCTACTGCAATGGGCATAAACGTAGGAAAATTGAGATTTTTAGCCTTCGATCGCAAAACCTCCACAGTCAGCCACTATATCCGTTTCAAAATGCCCAAAAAAACTGGAGGAGAACGGTTGATATCAGCCCCCCTACCCAGTTTAAAACAGGCACAGCATTGGATTTTAGGAAATATTTTGCAAAAGTTAGAAGTTCACGAAGCTGCACACGGTTTTCGGTGCGATCGTTCCATAGTCACCAACGCCACCCCCCATGTTGGTGCTGATGTCATTATCAACTTTGACCTCAAAGATTTTTTCCCCTCTATTTCTTACAAACGAGTTAAAGGGCTTTTCCGCTCCTTTGGTTATTCTGAAGCAGCAGCAACAATATTTAGTTTGCTGTGTACGGCTGCTGAGGTTGAAGAACTAGAACTCGATGGCAAGACATATTATGTCGCACTCGAAGAACGCCACCTCCCACAAGGTTCCCCCGCCAGTCCAGCAATCACTAACTTGCTGTGTCGCCGTCTCGACAAACGCTTAACAGCGATCGCACAAGAATTAGGTTTCAGTTACACCCGTTATGCTGATGACCTTACCTTCTCAGCATCCGGAGATAGCTTGCGTCATATCTGTAATCTCCTCAAACGTACAGAATCCGCAGTCATTTATGAAGGTTTTGCCATCAACCAAGAGAAAACCAGAATTTTACGAAAATCCAGTCAGCAGGAAGTCACCGGAGTTGTTGTCAATGACAAACTCAATATCTCTAAGAAAACCTTAAAGCAATTCCGTGCAACCCTTTATCAAATAGAGAAAGATGGACTAGAAGGTAAATCTTGGGGAAATTCTTCAGATGTTCTGGCTGCAGTCAGTGGTTTTGCTAATTTTGTAGTCATGGTTAATCCTGAAAAAGGCGCTGAGTTTCAACAGCAGATACAAAGAATTAGAAAGAAGTACAAACAGAAAAAATAA